One window of Pyrus communis chromosome 12, drPyrComm1.1, whole genome shotgun sequence genomic DNA carries:
- the LOC137710670 gene encoding uncharacterized protein isoform X2 produces MSSYFSPLLKSIMSRTNVDHSMVEEDLDEREEFLAVLESRFLFLAADARSTIRGWRPSYRNVLLAVRKELNVPCSSKLSTEDLEAEIFLHLLRDYSSEESGNFEGLLEFPELSDGQQSLQLGLSQWKVQALSALKVGAAELRSMFLKGGGIFTLAKIYQLLARKLSGKVFLEAANYQLKRDFVRKGGQLAAMNLESRAAFLAAKQGFAGAASRYLGLRSMMALLGPVLWGTFLADVVIQMLGTDYARILRAIYAFAQIRITRTYRLPPDY; encoded by the exons ATGTCCAGCTACTTCAGCCCTTTGCTGAAGTCTATAATGAGTAGAACCAATGTCGACCATTCAATGGTTGAAGAGGATCTCGATGAACGAGAGGAGTTTTTAGCAGTATTGGAGTCTCGATTCTTATTCCTCGCAGCCGATGCACGGTCTACGATAAG GGGTTGGAGGCCATCATATAGGAATGTCTTGCTTGCAGTGCGAAAAGAGTTAAACGTTCCTTGCTCAAGCAAATTGTCAACTGAAGACCTTGAAGCAGAGATTTTTCTTCATCTGTTGCGAGACTATTCAAG TGAAGAATCAGGAAATTTCGAGGGCTTGTTGGAGTTCCCTGAACTGTCTGATGGTCAACAAAGTCTTCAACTTGGACTCAGTCAATGGAAGGTACAGGCCCTTAGTGCGTTAAAAGTTGGGGCAGCAGAGCTCCGATCAATGTTTTTGAAG GGTGGTGGTATCTTTACTTTGGCGAAGATTTATCAGTTG TTAGCTAGAAAGTTATCTGGAAAGGTGTTCCTAGAAGCCGCCAACTATCAGCTAAAAAGGGATTTTGTTAGAAAG ggtGGACAATTAGCTGCTATGAATCTCGAGTCCAGAGCAGCCTTTCTTGCGGCAAAACAG GGTTTTGCAGGCGCTGCATCAAGATATCTTGGTTTAAGAAGCATGATGGCTTTGCTTGGCCCAGT GCTTTGGGGAACATTTTTGGCAGATGTTGTTATTCAAATGCTCGGGACTGATTATGCAAGAATCTTGCGAGCTATTTATGCTTTTGCGCAG ATCCGTATCACTCGCACATATAGGCTACCGCCTGATTATTGA
- the LOC137710670 gene encoding uncharacterized protein isoform X1: MSTASSALALHLPFAPPITAAATKLTYPISSSRWSATGVRLVGCARAAISGRGHGTFDPELRSVLELATDSELYELERILFGPSYFSPLLKSIMSRTNVDHSMVEEDLDEREEFLAVLESRFLFLAADARSTIRGWRPSYRNVLLAVRKELNVPCSSKLSTEDLEAEIFLHLLRDYSSEESGNFEGLLEFPELSDGQQSLQLGLSQWKVQALSALKVGAAELRSMFLKGGGIFTLAKIYQLLARKLSGKVFLEAANYQLKRDFVRKGGQLAAMNLESRAAFLAAKQGFAGAASRYLGLRSMMALLGPVLWGTFLADVVIQMLGTDYARILRAIYAFAQIRITRTYRLPPDY, from the exons ATGTCCACTGCCTCATCAGCTCTGGCGCTCCACCTCCCCTTTGCTCCCCCAATAACCGCCGCCGCCACTAAACTCACTTACCCA ATAAGCAGCTCACGGTGGTCTGCAACTGGTGTGAGGCTCGTGGGTTGTGCTCGTGCTGCAATTTCAGGAAGAGGGCATG GTACATTTGATCCTGAACTCCGTTCTGTGCTTGAACTCGCCACCGATTCCGAGTTATATGAGCTTGAAAGAATCCTTTTTGGCCCTAG CTACTTCAGCCCTTTGCTGAAGTCTATAATGAGTAGAACCAATGTCGACCATTCAATGGTTGAAGAGGATCTCGATGAACGAGAGGAGTTTTTAGCAGTATTGGAGTCTCGATTCTTATTCCTCGCAGCCGATGCACGGTCTACGATAAG GGGTTGGAGGCCATCATATAGGAATGTCTTGCTTGCAGTGCGAAAAGAGTTAAACGTTCCTTGCTCAAGCAAATTGTCAACTGAAGACCTTGAAGCAGAGATTTTTCTTCATCTGTTGCGAGACTATTCAAG TGAAGAATCAGGAAATTTCGAGGGCTTGTTGGAGTTCCCTGAACTGTCTGATGGTCAACAAAGTCTTCAACTTGGACTCAGTCAATGGAAGGTACAGGCCCTTAGTGCGTTAAAAGTTGGGGCAGCAGAGCTCCGATCAATGTTTTTGAAG GGTGGTGGTATCTTTACTTTGGCGAAGATTTATCAGTTG TTAGCTAGAAAGTTATCTGGAAAGGTGTTCCTAGAAGCCGCCAACTATCAGCTAAAAAGGGATTTTGTTAGAAAG ggtGGACAATTAGCTGCTATGAATCTCGAGTCCAGAGCAGCCTTTCTTGCGGCAAAACAG GGTTTTGCAGGCGCTGCATCAAGATATCTTGGTTTAAGAAGCATGATGGCTTTGCTTGGCCCAGT GCTTTGGGGAACATTTTTGGCAGATGTTGTTATTCAAATGCTCGGGACTGATTATGCAAGAATCTTGCGAGCTATTTATGCTTTTGCGCAG ATCCGTATCACTCGCACATATAGGCTACCGCCTGATTATTGA
- the LOC137710694 gene encoding transmembrane 9 superfamily member 3-like, producing the protein MGKTMAVGVHCIIALLILSGADLVRSDGSDHRYKEGDFVPLYANKVGPFHNPSETYRYFDLPFCSPDAVKEKREALGEVLNGDRLVSAPYKLEFLRHKDTEVACKKTLTKEEVARFRSAVNKDYYFQMYYDDLPIWGFIGKVDKEGKDPSEYKTYLYKHIHFDLYYNKDRVIEVNVRTDPNALVDLTEDKEVDVEFMYTVEWKETTTPFDRRMDKYSQSSSLPHHLEIHWFSIINSCVTVLLLTGFLATILMRVLKNDFVKYAHDEEAAEDQEETGWKYIHGDVFRFPKYKSLFAAALGSGTQLFTLTVFIFILALVGVFYPYNRGALFTALVVIYALTSGIAGYTATSFYCQLEGSNWVRNLLLTGCLFCGPLFLTFCFLNTVAIAYTATAALPFGTIVVIVLIWTLVTSPLLVLGGIAGKNSKAEFQAPVRTTKYPREIPPLPWYRATIPQMAMAGFLPFSAIYIELYYIFASVWGHRIYTIYSILFIVFIILLIVTAFITVALTYFQLAAEDHEWWWRSFLCGGSTGLFIYAYCLYYYYARSDMSGFMQTSFFFGYMACICYGFFLMLGTVGFRAALLFVRHIYRSIKCE; encoded by the exons atggggaAGACCATGGCGGTGGGAGTACACTGCATCATTGCCTTGCTAATTCTGTCCGGTGCGGATCTAGTCAGGTCCGACGGGTCGGATCATCGGTACAAGGAAGGAGATTTTGTCCCTCTGTATGCCAACAAGGTCGGCCCGTTTCACAACCCCAG TGAAACGTACCGATACTTTGATCTCCCATTCTGCTCACCAG ATGCGgtgaaagagaaaagggaagctCTTGGTGAAGTATTGAACGGGGATCGTTTAGTCAGTGCCCCTTACAAACTTGAGTTCCTAAGGCATAAAGATACCGAAGTAGCTTGCAAGAAAACACTCACAAAGGAAGAAGTAGCCCGGTTCAGATCTGCTGTCAACAAGGACTATTACTTCCAGATGTATTATGATGACTTGCCCATTTGGGGTTTCATAGGGAAGGTTGACAAGGAAGGCAAAGACCCGAGCGAGTACAAGACCTACCTTTATAAGCACATTCATTTTGATCTCTATTATAACAAGGACCGCGTGATTGAAGTCAATGTTCGAACAGATCCAAATGCACTGGTTGACCTTACAGAGGATAAAGAAGTTGATGTTGAATTCATGTATACTGTGGAGTGGAAGGAAACAACCACTCCTTTCGATAGGAGGATGGATAAGTATTCTCAGTCCTCATCCTTGCCTCATCATTTGGAGATCCACTGGTTCTCAATTATAAATTCATGCGTGACAGTTCTCCTCTTGACTGGGTTTCTTGCTACAATTCTCATGCGAGTGCTTAAGAATGATTTTGTCAA ATATGCCCATGATGAAGAAGCAGCTGAAGACCAGGAAGAGACGGGATGGAAATACATCCACGGAGATGTATTTAGGTTCCCCAAATACAAGTCCTTGTTTGCAGCAGCTCTAGGTTCAGGAACCCAACTATTTACTCT TACGGTGTTCATTTTCATACTCGCACTTGTTGGAGTGTTTTATCCATACAACCGAGGGGCTTTATTTACTGCTCTGGTTGTCATTTATGCACTCACTTCAGGAATTGCAGGCTATACTGCTACGTCATTTTATTGTCAGCTAGAGGGATCAAACTGG GTTAGGAATCTATTGTTGACGGGTTGCCTCTTCTGTGGACCTCTGTTCCTCACATTCTGCTTTTTGAATACTGTTGCAATTGCTTATACGGCCACCGCTGCCCTTCCATTCGGCACAATTGTGGTTATAGTTCTGATATGGACACTTGTAACATCACCTTTACTGGTGTTAGGTGGGATTGCTGGGAAGAACAGCAAAGCTGAGTTCCAAGCCCCTGTTCGCACCACTAAATATCCCAGAGAGATTCCACCTTTACCTTGGTACCGGGCAACAATCCCTCAAATGGCAATGGCCGGTTTTCTGCCTTTCAGTGCTATATACATTGAACTGTACTACATATTTGCCAGTGTATGGGGTCACAGGATTTACACCATTTACAGCATCTTGTTTATTGTGTTTATCATTCTTCTGATCGTTACTGCTTTCATTACTGTGGCATTGACATATTTCCAACTTGCTGCCGAGGACCATGAGTGGTGGTGGAG GTCTTTCCTCTGTGGTGGGTCTACTGGACTATTTATCTATGCGTATTGTTTGTATTACTACTACGCACGCTCGGATATGTCAGGATTCATGCAAACGTCGTTCTTCTTTGGTTACATGGCATGCATCTGCTACGGTTTCTTCCTCATGCTTGGGACTGTAGGCTTCCGTGCAGCTTTGCTTTTTGTCCGTCACATATACCGGTCCATCAAGTGTGAATAG